A window of the Nibribacter ruber genome harbors these coding sequences:
- the radA gene encoding DNA repair protein RadA has product MAKIKTAYFCQSCGAQSAKWVGRCPACGEWNTYVEEVITREDVTPTSAWKVGTSSQQVASKPKPIAEITYSEQHRIITQDGELNRVLGGGIVPGSMVLIGGEPGIGKSTLMLQIALSLKNQRVLYISGEESEQQIKMRAERLGAQHPNCFILTETGTQNIFKQIEQLQPEVLIVDSIQTLHSSFIESGAGSVAQVRECTAELLKFAKESGTPVFLIGHITKEGSLAGPKILEHMVDTVLTFEGDRHMTYRILRTTKNRFGSTSELGIYEMLGTGLREVSNPSEILISQREESFSGITIGGTMEGNRPLLIEVQSLVSPATYGTPQRTATGFDVKRLNMLLAVLEKRGGFKLGTQDVFLNIAGGLKVEDPALDLAICAALLSSFEDIAIPHTSCFAAEVGLGGEVRAVHRIEQRISEAEKLGFQDIYISKYNKKGVDFSRFSIRIHAASRLEEVFSGLFG; this is encoded by the coding sequence ATGGCTAAAATTAAAACAGCATATTTCTGCCAGAGCTGCGGAGCGCAGTCGGCTAAATGGGTGGGTCGTTGTCCGGCCTGCGGCGAATGGAACACCTACGTGGAGGAAGTGATCACCCGCGAGGACGTGACGCCCACCTCAGCGTGGAAAGTGGGCACCAGCAGCCAGCAGGTGGCCAGCAAGCCCAAGCCCATCGCAGAAATCACCTATTCAGAACAGCACCGCATCATTACCCAGGATGGCGAACTGAACCGCGTGTTGGGCGGTGGCATTGTGCCCGGCTCCATGGTGCTCATTGGCGGCGAGCCCGGCATAGGCAAGTCCACGCTTATGTTGCAGATTGCCCTCAGCCTGAAGAACCAGCGCGTGCTGTACATTTCTGGGGAGGAAAGCGAACAGCAGATAAAAATGCGCGCCGAGCGTCTGGGTGCTCAGCATCCCAACTGCTTTATCCTCACAGAGACGGGCACGCAGAATATCTTTAAGCAGATAGAGCAACTCCAACCCGAAGTCCTGATCGTAGACTCCATTCAAACCCTCCACTCGTCTTTTATAGAAAGCGGAGCTGGTAGTGTTGCCCAGGTGCGGGAGTGTACGGCAGAGTTGTTGAAGTTCGCGAAGGAAAGCGGTACGCCCGTGTTTTTGATTGGGCACATCACCAAAGAAGGCTCGCTGGCTGGTCCTAAGATTCTGGAGCACATGGTAGACACCGTGCTGACGTTTGAAGGCGACCGCCACATGACCTACCGCATTCTGCGCACCACCAAGAACCGGTTTGGCTCTACCTCAGAATTGGGGATTTATGAAATGCTGGGCACGGGCCTGCGGGAAGTGAGCAATCCATCTGAGATCCTGATTTCGCAGCGCGAAGAGTCTTTTAGCGGCATTACCATTGGCGGCACTATGGAAGGCAATCGTCCGCTCTTGATTGAAGTGCAGAGTCTGGTAAGCCCTGCCACGTATGGCACGCCCCAGCGCACGGCCACCGGCTTTGACGTAAAGCGCCTGAACATGCTTTTGGCGGTACTGGAGAAGCGCGGTGGGTTTAAGCTAGGCACCCAGGATGTGTTCCTGAACATTGCCGGCGGTTTGAAGGTAGAAGACCCAGCCCTGGATCTGGCCATCTGCGCCGCGTTGCTTTCCTCGTTTGAGGACATTGCCATACCGCATACCTCGTGTTTTGCCGCAGAAGTGGGCTTGGGTGGCGAGGTACGGGCCGTTCATAGAATTGAACAGCGCATCTCTGAGGCAGAAAAATTAGGCTTTCAGGACATTTACATTTCTAAGTACAACAAAAAAGGCGTAGACTTCAGCCGGTTCAGCATCAGGATTCATGCGGCCAGCCGCTTAGAAGAAGTTTTTAGTGGTTTGTTCGGTTAG